The segment CTATAGACATTCCGCTCCTCCGGAGCTGATGATATATTTGTTATTTTCCTATAATCCCCTTGAGCCTCAGAGAGGCGGGATGTTTATAGAATATATGTTTGCCGCTGAATGGAGCTCCGGAGGAGCGGCATATTTTTTTAAATAATTTGAAATTTTTCAATTGTATTTGGGGTCTCAAAAATTGTGGATGTCGGGAATATCTAAAACACGTCATCCTGAACTTGTTTCAGGATTTAACAAATTTGGACCAGACTCACGTTAGAAGCTGAAATAAATTTAGCTTGACGAATGCTGGGTTTTTCTCCTCGCTAAAAAGAAGGTCATCCTGAACTTATTTCAGGATCTAACATCATTCGTTTCCCTTCCATCCCGCTCCTCCGGAGCTCTATTATTGGGGGCGATATTACTATAGACATTTCGCTCCTCCGGAGCTGATGATAAGTTTCCTGATAGTACGTTATTATAATTTAATCCAGCCTCAGAGAGGCGGGATGTATACAGAATATATGTTTGCCGCTGAATGGAGCTCCGGAGGAGCGGCATATTTACCACGGGAATTAAGGTGTTTTCAAATCTAGCTTTGCTTTCGAAAATTGCATAAGTGGGGATAACCAAGGTTCGTCATCGTGAACTTGTTTCAGGATCTAACATCATAGAAACCTGCCTCACGTTAGAAGCTGAAATAAATTCAGCTTGTCGAATTGCTGATTTCTCCTCTTCGCTAAAAACACGTCATCTTGAACTTATTTCAGGAGCTAACATCATCGGAACCAGCTCCATTTAGAAGCTGAATTAAATTCAGCTTGACGCATAATTGTTTTTTCCTCTTCGCTAAAAAAGAAGGTCATCGTGAACTTGTTTCAGGATCTAACATCATTCGTTTCCATTACATCTCGCTCCTCCGGAGTTCTATTATTGGGGGCGATATTACTATAGACATTTCGCTCCTCCGGAGCTGATGATAAGTTTCCTGATAATACGTTATTATAATTTTAATCCAGCCTCAGAGAGGCTGGATGTATATAGAATATATGTTTGCCCCTGAATGGAGCTCCGGAGGAGCGGCATATTTACCACGGGAATTAAGGTGTTTTCAAATCCAGTTTTGCTTTCGAAAATTGCAGAAGTGGGGTAACCAAGGTACGTCATCGTGAACTTGTTTCAGGATCTAACATCATAGGAACCTGCCTCACGTTAGAAGCTGAAATAAATTCAGCTTGACGCATTGCTGATTTCTCCTCTTCGCCAAAAGCACGTCATCCTGAACTTATTTCAGGAGCTAACATCATCGGAACCAGCTCCATTTAGAAGCTGAATTAAATTCAGCTTGACGAACTGAAAAATTTTCTGCAGATGAAATTGCCGCACTCAGACCGAGTTGGTTTTCCTTCGCCCGCAATGAATAAAATTGGAATTTGAAGTTTCCACTTCCACTCTCCACTTTCCTCTTTCCACTTTCCACTCCCACACAGCAGTCTTGTCTCCTCTTTAACAACTGTTCACGAAAAAACCCTTAAATTTATTCCTGCTAAAGAATTGAAAAAGAAAATGCTTCCACATCCAACCACGCCCACCCTTTTTATGGTGTATGTGATTATCTTCTTCCTCGCGATCCTGATAAGGTATTTCGTGGCAGCGGGTATTTTCTATGGGTATTATTATGTTTGGCGGGGGGAGAAATTTCGGGAGAAGAGACTTAGCCGCCGCGGGTGGAGAAAGGGGCAGATTAGAAAAGAGATCATCTGGAGCATTAAATCTTCAGCCATTTTTGCGGCAGTGGGAGCAGGCCTGTACTGGTTGTGGCAAAAAGGTTATACTGCAATTTATCTGGAAGTGGGTGAATATGGTTATTGGTATCTTCCAATTAGTTTGATTATAATTCTTCTTATTCACGAAACTTACTATTACTGGGTACACCGTTGGATGCACGATCCAAAGATATTCAGAACGGTTCACAAGGTGCATCACGACAGTTTAACGCCAACTCCCTGGACAGCTTTTGCGTTTCATCCCTGGGAAAGTATTATTGAAGCTATTGTAGTACCGCTTATCTTGCTCGTCCTTCCGGTGCATGTTTTCGTTCTTGGATTTTACCTGATGCTTATGACTGTGAGCAGCGTAATGAATCATCTGGATATAGAAGTTTATCCGGAGAGATTTCAGAAAAGCCGATTCGGAAAATTATTTATCGGTGCCACACATCACCACTACCACCATTCAGAATTTAATACCAACTACGGCCTCTACTTTACATTCTGGGATAAATGGATGGGTACAGAAAGCACCAAAATGGAACCATCTGAAAAAATTCAGGAGGTAAAAGCTACCTCCCGATAAGATCTTATTTCAATTTAGATTTCCCGTTTCAGTCCCCGGTAGATACCTCCTATACCAATTGTGATATGGTGTATATTGCCATTATTCCCAACCTCATTAAATTGGGGCAGGGTGTAACCATATCTTACCCGTATAAACCAATAACTTTTATCCTGCAGCCCATTATACATCATGTAAGAGCTTGTATCCCAGCCAAGTTTAAAATTCGCGCTGAGGCCTAAGGTGTATGCCACATCCACCAATTTGGCGTCATCCAGCTCAGGATATTTGTCTACATCAGCCTGTAATGCAGTGATTTCGGCAGCTCCAATCCCTACAAAGGGACTAAGTCTTATCTTATCATTATCGGCAATGGCATAGCCCAGGGATGCTTCTGGTAATGCAAGATTTGCAGCAGAACCTTTTTCCCAAATTCCGGTAGAAAACTCCCTGTCTTTCAAGGTTTTCCCAAACCCTATATAAGCTCTGAGGAATAAGGTGAGTTTCTTGTACTCAATATCAAAATCAAATCCCACAGCTCCATTATTGCTGTATTGTTCCCCTAATTCCCCGGTTAACAATCCGTAACCGCCAAAAAATTCCATTCCCAGTGCCCAGTTCCTGGGAACAAAGTAAAACCTTATATTATTCCGGATATATTCTTCGTAAGGACTATCGGGATGTGTTTCAAGATAAAGATCGGCCATTTTATTAACCTCATCCTGTGAAAGCTTCATCAACGGTTCACCCGAGACCATATAGTTGAGATGCAATAACAAAAAATCCTTTTGAACCGTTTCCAGGGGAGAAGCCATAATCTGGTTCTCCAGCGTTTCAAGGTTTTCCCATGAACGCTCTACCAGTTTACTATAGAGCATATCGCGGGAGGGAGCCAATTTTCTGCTGTAAGCGGCCATAGCCTCCTGATCCATTTGAGTAATAGATTTTAGGAGTGGCTCATATTCTCCCGTCCAGTACTGGATCATCCAGAGCTCTCCGGGATAGAGAGCGATATAATAATCATCTTCTAT is part of the Antarcticibacterium sp. 1MA-6-2 genome and harbors:
- a CDS encoding sterol desaturase family protein, coding for MKKKMLPHPTTPTLFMVYVIIFFLAILIRYFVAAGIFYGYYYVWRGEKFREKRLSRRGWRKGQIRKEIIWSIKSSAIFAAVGAGLYWLWQKGYTAIYLEVGEYGYWYLPISLIIILLIHETYYYWVHRWMHDPKIFRTVHKVHHDSLTPTPWTAFAFHPWESIIEAIVVPLILLVLPVHVFVLGFYLMLMTVSSVMNHLDIEVYPERFQKSRFGKLFIGATHHHYHHSEFNTNYGLYFTFWDKWMGTESTKMEPSEKIQEVKATSR